The Salminus brasiliensis chromosome 4, fSalBra1.hap2, whole genome shotgun sequence nucleotide sequence CCAGGAGCTCAccggaggaggaggatgatgacgacgacgatgatgatgacgacgatGATGAAGGCTGAAGGGTAGGACCCGCCCCCTCGTAAACGCAGAGGGGCAGCTGTAGGTACTGTCCGGCCGTGTACAGGCAGCAGCACGCCGGAACGCACTCGGCCTCCTCGGCCCGCAGCACGCGCAGCCTCTTGCGGTTCGGGTTGGGCGGGATGGCAGTGGACGGATGCGGGTGGACTGGGGTcgctgttgccatggtgacaGGTCCTGGCGGGAAGCGCCAGTCCCTCTGGAGCAGGATCTCTGTGCGGAGGCGCCGCAAGAGGTTGTTTATGAGGACGGAGCGGCGTAGGAACGCTTCAGGGTCATCGATGAAGCGCATCTTCTCCAGAGACAGGCGCAGGACGTGAGCGTGCTCCTCCAGCACTGGTGACACCTGCAGGATGGGAGGGGAATTGCATTTACTTACAGAAACTGTTTGGAGCAATTTCTGGGCTTCTTAAagatgtgtatttttttttacagatataTAAAATGCTTATAGACATTTGCAGGTATATAAGGTGGGGTTCGTAATGTTGGTGAAGCCTTTTGGCAGGTGATGAACTCACAGTGTGGCAGTAACTCCTGAAGCTAAGTGGAAGATCATCGTCTTCCACGTATTTCCTCTTAAAGTAAGCGATACGGGACATGGTCATGTGATC carries:
- the sertad4 gene encoding SERTA domain-containing protein 4, with translation MTLVLSMNPFCDHEAEAPPPIYQPIWESEHCSKSCVSAPTPTGGDAQELMDEPPCRQVPDHMTMSRIAYFKRKYVEDDDLPLSFRSYCHTVSPVLEEHAHVLRLSLEKMRFIDDPEAFLRRSVLINNLLRRLRTEILLQRDWRFPPGPVTMATATPVHPHPSTAIPPNPNRKRLRVLRAEEAECVPACCCLYTAGQYLQLPLCVYEGAGPTLQPSSSSSSSSSSSSSSSSGELLEDEQDSDGDEGLDSLCPGLDLCEASLRAKRERERARTRVRGREDEDGSEVHLRRPLLAPHLKKSRVRNDVA